A section of the Pontibacter deserti genome encodes:
- a CDS encoding S41 family peptidase, translating to MYKKYIAGIVVAGLGLGLVSFKSDSDRYFEIAKNLDVFATLFKEVNTYYVDDVPPAQMMRTGIDAMLKSLDPYTNYIPEDDIEDFRTMTTGQYGGIGAGIGVHDGKVVIQMPYEGSPAQKAGLTIGDQILKIDGVNVTGKPSAEVSKLLKGQANTPIKLEIKSYGQTKSRTVELLRANITVENVPYIGMLDNEIGYFQLSGFTMDASREVKQAVQKLKEMGAKKIIFDLRDNPGGLLHEAVNISNVFVDKGKDIVSTKGKVKEWNKTYKALDEPLDKTVPLVVLTSSRSASAAEIVAGVMQDYDRAVLVGERTFGKGLVQATRPLSYNSQLKVTTAKYYTPSGRCIQAIDYSHRNEDGSVASIPDSLRVAYKTAGGRVVYDGGGISPDVEVPPTDYSEIARTIANKGYLFEFANKYKAEHPSIASAKDFKLSDADYQKFVAFLANKDVSYTTTVEQELVELTDKSKEGKHYEDIKAELDAIRKKVSHNKANDLQRFRPEIQEMLEAEIASRYYLQKGYIESTFDDDPDILMAKNVLNDPQKYASYLKVKTK from the coding sequence ATGTATAAAAAATATATCGCCGGCATTGTAGTAGCTGGTTTAGGTTTAGGCCTGGTATCTTTTAAATCTGACTCCGATCGCTATTTCGAGATTGCCAAAAATCTTGATGTATTCGCCACCCTTTTTAAAGAAGTAAATACCTATTACGTGGATGATGTGCCGCCTGCACAAATGATGCGCACGGGTATTGATGCCATGCTTAAATCGCTGGATCCTTACACCAACTATATTCCGGAAGACGATATCGAAGATTTCCGCACCATGACTACCGGCCAGTACGGCGGAATTGGGGCAGGTATCGGCGTGCACGATGGTAAAGTAGTTATCCAGATGCCTTACGAGGGTTCGCCTGCACAGAAAGCCGGCCTGACTATAGGTGACCAGATCCTGAAAATTGATGGTGTAAATGTAACTGGTAAGCCATCTGCTGAGGTAAGCAAACTGCTGAAAGGCCAGGCCAATACTCCTATAAAACTGGAGATCAAAAGCTACGGACAAACCAAATCACGCACGGTAGAGCTTCTGCGCGCTAATATAACAGTGGAGAATGTGCCATATATTGGTATGCTTGATAACGAGATCGGCTACTTCCAGCTTTCCGGTTTCACTATGGATGCCTCCAGAGAAGTAAAACAGGCAGTTCAGAAGCTGAAAGAGATGGGTGCCAAGAAGATCATTTTCGATTTGCGCGATAACCCGGGCGGTTTGCTGCACGAAGCAGTAAACATCTCTAATGTGTTTGTGGATAAAGGCAAAGACATTGTTAGCACTAAGGGTAAAGTAAAAGAGTGGAACAAGACCTACAAAGCCTTAGACGAACCGCTAGATAAAACAGTGCCATTGGTTGTGCTTACCAGTTCGCGCAGCGCATCTGCCGCCGAAATTGTAGCCGGTGTAATGCAGGATTATGACAGAGCGGTACTGGTAGGTGAGCGTACTTTTGGTAAAGGTCTGGTACAGGCAACACGTCCGCTTTCTTACAACTCGCAGCTAAAAGTTACTACAGCTAAATATTATACCCCAAGTGGCCGTTGCATTCAGGCTATCGATTATTCGCACCGCAATGAGGATGGTAGCGTGGCTTCTATTCCGGATTCGCTTCGTGTAGCATATAAAACAGCAGGAGGCCGTGTGGTATACGATGGTGGTGGTATTAGCCCTGATGTGGAAGTGCCGCCGACTGATTATTCTGAGATTGCCCGCACTATAGCTAACAAAGGTTACCTATTTGAGTTTGCCAACAAGTATAAAGCGGAGCATCCAAGTATAGCATCAGCCAAAGACTTTAAATTATCCGATGCCGATTACCAGAAGTTTGTAGCTTTCCTGGCAAACAAGGATGTGTCATATACTACAACTGTAGAACAGGAGCTGGTGGAACTTACTGATAAATCAAAAGAAGGCAAACATTACGAAGATATAAAAGCTGAACTGGACGCTATCCGTAAAAAGGTATCACATAATAAAGCCAACGACCTGCAGCGCTTCCGCCCTGAAATCCAGGAGATGCTGGAAGCAGAAATTGCCTCACGTTATTACTTACAGAAAGGCTACATCGAATCTACATTTGATGATGACCCGGATATCCTGATGGCGAAGAATGTGTTGAATGATCCGCAGAAATATGCTTCTTACCTGAAAGTTAAAACGAAGTAG
- the tsaB gene encoding tRNA (adenosine(37)-N6)-threonylcarbamoyltransferase complex dimerization subunit type 1 TsaB → MPLLLSIETSSTVCSVALHRDEQLLGASELQIEKSHSSHITVMINQLVENCGATLEQIDAIAVSGGPGSYTGLRIGSATAKGICYALDKPLISVSTLHSLALQVINSTPNAVQYLFCPMLDARRMEVYTCLLDYQLNEVLPIEPIVLDADTFAAELQNKPIIFLGSGAGKLKQFHADNPKALFIDNIVPSAKPIGELALQKYKEQVFEDVAYYEPFYLKDVYITSSKPKA, encoded by the coding sequence ATGCCTTTATTACTTTCCATTGAGACTTCCTCAACCGTATGTTCTGTTGCCCTGCACCGCGACGAGCAACTGCTGGGAGCATCAGAACTTCAGATCGAGAAATCGCATTCGTCGCATATAACTGTAATGATAAACCAACTGGTGGAAAATTGCGGAGCCACCCTCGAACAAATTGATGCGATAGCAGTTTCAGGAGGGCCGGGTTCTTATACAGGCTTGCGCATTGGCAGTGCAACAGCCAAAGGAATTTGTTATGCCTTAGATAAGCCGCTTATTTCAGTGTCAACGTTACATAGTCTGGCATTACAGGTAATTAACAGTACACCTAATGCGGTGCAGTATCTGTTTTGCCCGATGCTGGATGCCCGACGAATGGAAGTTTATACTTGCCTGCTCGATTATCAACTAAATGAAGTGTTGCCAATTGAGCCTATAGTATTAGATGCAGATACTTTTGCAGCAGAGCTTCAGAACAAGCCGATCATATTTCTCGGTAGTGGCGCTGGTAAGTTAAAGCAGTTTCATGCGGATAACCCGAAGGCTTTGTTTATAGATAATATTGTTCCATCAGCAAAACCTATAGGTGAGCTGGCGTTGCAAAAGTATAAAGAACAGGTTTTCGAAGATGTGGCCTACTATGAACCCTTCTATCTGAAAGATGTTTATATAACAAGTAGTAAACCTAAGGCATAA